In the Candidatus Electrothrix rattekaaiensis genome, one interval contains:
- a CDS encoding biotin carboxylase N-terminal domain-containing protein: MQGKVLIANRGEIALRIMEACQDLGLEYTIIYTDADRESEHVQRNRLNGTDQNAWRVASYTDPNDLLAVADHTGCTAIHPGYGFFSEDYRFARRVTVRDRPLVFIGPSWEVIRDLGDKINTKRVANKLGIPTIPGTSAPIYNEMEAEEIAQHLFDLQKEENEPQPAILIKAAAGGGGMGIEEVNRIEHFRRVYRQVQNYAKRQFGDGGVLIEQRLRDFNHLEVQLVCSRHDERIHFGSRNCTIQSTGRQKRVEAAPGFHSSCFNYDFNAEEVLDSVVEYSLKLAEHVQYDNVGTWEWIVSRSGKPYLLEVNTRIQVENDVSARISYLDDKHPNLLREQIRLALGEPMGYQQSDVVFRGASIELRIVAENTQRNFAPWIGTITRFDLPQYEWSATYSHVPADRSYPIPSEYDPNLALALVWGDNVEQAKERARQFIDASRIEGVNSSGDAILTNLDYLRVHLDRLLTF, translated from the coding sequence GTGCAAGGCAAAGTACTGATTGCTAATCGCGGCGAGATAGCTCTCCGCATTATGGAGGCCTGTCAAGATCTCGGCCTTGAATATACGATTATTTATACTGATGCTGATCGTGAATCTGAGCATGTGCAGCGTAATCGGCTCAACGGTACTGATCAAAATGCGTGGCGGGTGGCGAGTTATACCGATCCTAATGATCTTCTGGCTGTAGCCGATCATACTGGCTGTACAGCGATTCATCCTGGATATGGTTTTTTCTCGGAAGATTATCGTTTCGCTCGTCGGGTCACGGTCCGTGATCGGCCTCTTGTTTTTATCGGTCCGAGCTGGGAGGTTATCCGTGATCTTGGTGATAAGATCAATACCAAGCGGGTTGCGAATAAATTGGGCATTCCTACTATCCCAGGAACTTCCGCTCCTATCTATAATGAGATGGAAGCAGAGGAAATCGCCCAGCATCTCTTTGATCTGCAAAAAGAAGAGAATGAGCCCCAGCCAGCTATATTGATCAAGGCAGCAGCTGGTGGAGGCGGCATGGGGATTGAGGAGGTTAACAGGATTGAACATTTCCGCCGTGTCTATCGACAGGTGCAGAATTATGCTAAGCGTCAGTTTGGTGATGGCGGCGTGCTGATCGAACAGCGTTTGCGGGATTTTAATCATCTTGAAGTGCAGTTGGTTTGTTCCCGTCACGATGAACGCATCCATTTTGGTTCCCGCAACTGTACTATTCAGTCCACAGGGCGGCAGAAGCGGGTTGAGGCTGCTCCTGGTTTTCACTCTTCCTGTTTCAATTACGATTTTAATGCAGAAGAGGTTCTTGACAGTGTTGTTGAGTATTCCTTGAAGCTGGCTGAACATGTTCAATATGATAATGTCGGGACTTGGGAATGGATCGTCAGTCGCAGCGGTAAGCCGTATCTCCTGGAGGTGAATACCCGTATTCAGGTTGAAAATGATGTTTCGGCCCGTATCAGTTATCTTGACGATAAGCATCCGAACTTGCTTAGGGAGCAGATTCGTCTTGCCCTTGGCGAACCCATGGGCTATCAGCAGAGTGACGTAGTTTTTCGCGGAGCAAGTATAGAGCTGCGAATAGTTGCGGAGAATACCCAGCGGAATTTTGCTCCCTGGATTGGTACCATCACCCGCTTTGATTTGCCTCAGTATGAATGGTCAGCCACATATAGTCATGTGCCAGCGGATCGTTCCTATCCCATTCCGAGTGAGTATGATCCGAATCTTGCCTTGGCCTTGGTCTGGGGAGACAATGTAGAACAGGCTAAAGAACGGGCCCGGCAGTTTATTGATGCCTCCCGAATTGAAGGAGTCAATAGTTCGGGTGATGCTATCTTGACGAATCTTGATTATTTGCGTGTACATCTTGATCGCCTCCTGACCTTTTAA
- a CDS encoding carboxyl transferase domain-containing protein, producing the protein MNDLIKQLQEVDQRIGYLIHIKDNAEWGNLAEFQEKAEQLKNAIFDLDKAEFGARLEKLEDSVRFLEERCEEGLTAMERVRIVRSPLRFSLKDILENVYEEHTELGGEGEANIDPALVVAKANIVRRIKKKPYTSPVMIIGQEVGHGEEFRNGGSCKPWGNEKAMRYMKVAETEGIPIHFYVFTPGSYPVEEYPGAAQQIARNLYTMTKLRVPMISVISEGGSGGAEAVGLSDFRLMFSHGYYSVISPEGAAAIEGRVKEGQKVSPELIERCARQLNITAADNLRLGTIDRVIQEPPLGAKTDDFAFFARIRSEIIRATDEVVLKTKSVRGFRSYEVKRKKAESADEAPQIDIPWDLGEKEEERLLKERSKKYRGMSMHSFGVINIPAENMLKSLYSASEKLWYTFRYDVLKNQHKQMQKTLKEVSGEGTALVNRLTAPFATVYNKIFTQDEKKRAIAMSPAIAAQASGDYCIIPDPLELTDTYTSPLANEDRTVTCPNAEKHGCQDLWIPDLYGEFCGVCENCGYHFPLEYQWYLKNIFDPGSVRIFNNEIFSRNPLNYEGFDERLKAARSKTGMGSANLTFDARVKDINLVVTMLFSDFRNGTVGSAEGEKFVRACDRARRKKRPLLAYVHTTGGIRIQEGTLGVAQMPKCTMAVREYIDAGGLYIVVYDNNSYAGPVASFLGCSPYQFAIRSSRIGFAGPRVIRETTGIDIPPDYHDARNALKRGHIQGITDRRDFRRHLYQVMQTMGSPSLYYR; encoded by the coding sequence ATGAATGATCTTATTAAACAACTTCAGGAGGTTGACCAACGCATAGGTTATCTGATTCATATAAAGGATAACGCCGAGTGGGGCAATCTTGCTGAATTTCAGGAAAAAGCTGAACAGCTGAAAAACGCTATTTTTGATCTGGATAAAGCAGAGTTTGGTGCGCGACTTGAAAAGTTGGAAGACTCTGTTCGTTTCCTTGAAGAACGCTGCGAAGAAGGCCTGACAGCAATGGAGCGGGTGCGTATTGTTCGCTCCCCCTTACGTTTTTCTTTGAAAGATATCCTAGAAAATGTATATGAGGAACATACCGAGCTCGGCGGGGAAGGGGAGGCAAATATTGATCCGGCCCTAGTGGTTGCTAAAGCCAATATTGTTCGACGGATTAAGAAAAAGCCGTATACTTCGCCGGTGATGATCATCGGACAGGAGGTCGGCCACGGCGAAGAATTTCGTAATGGTGGTTCCTGTAAGCCCTGGGGAAACGAAAAGGCCATGCGCTATATGAAGGTGGCTGAAACCGAGGGTATCCCTATTCATTTTTATGTCTTCACGCCGGGATCGTATCCTGTTGAGGAGTATCCGGGAGCAGCCCAGCAGATTGCCCGCAATCTCTACACCATGACCAAGTTGCGTGTGCCCATGATTTCCGTGATTTCCGAGGGCGGTTCTGGTGGAGCGGAGGCTGTGGGACTGAGCGATTTTCGACTTATGTTCTCACACGGCTATTACTCGGTTATCTCTCCAGAAGGGGCTGCCGCTATTGAAGGTCGGGTCAAAGAAGGGCAGAAGGTTTCCCCGGAGCTGATCGAACGCTGTGCCCGCCAGCTCAACATCACCGCAGCAGATAATTTGCGCCTTGGCACCATTGACCGCGTTATCCAGGAGCCTCCTCTGGGCGCGAAGACGGATGATTTTGCCTTTTTTGCCCGAATCCGCTCTGAGATTATTCGAGCCACTGATGAGGTGGTGCTGAAGACAAAGAGTGTGCGCGGATTCCGTTCCTATGAGGTAAAAAGGAAAAAGGCAGAGAGCGCGGACGAGGCCCCACAAATTGATATCCCTTGGGATCTCGGTGAGAAAGAAGAGGAGAGGTTGCTCAAAGAACGCTCTAAAAAGTATCGCGGGATGAGCATGCATAGTTTTGGGGTCATCAATATCCCAGCGGAAAATATGCTCAAGTCTCTCTACTCAGCCTCGGAAAAACTCTGGTACACTTTTCGTTATGATGTACTGAAAAATCAGCATAAACAGATGCAGAAGACCCTGAAAGAGGTCTCAGGCGAGGGAACCGCTTTGGTCAACCGCCTCACAGCACCTTTTGCTACGGTCTATAATAAAATATTCACCCAGGACGAGAAAAAACGGGCTATTGCCATGTCGCCCGCTATTGCGGCTCAGGCATCTGGTGATTACTGTATTATCCCTGATCCCTTAGAATTGACAGACACGTATACCAGTCCGTTAGCCAATGAAGACCGGACAGTGACCTGTCCCAACGCGGAAAAACATGGTTGTCAGGATCTCTGGATCCCTGACCTGTACGGTGAGTTTTGTGGTGTTTGTGAAAATTGCGGTTATCATTTTCCTCTGGAATACCAGTGGTATCTGAAGAATATTTTTGATCCCGGTTCCGTCCGAATTTTTAATAACGAAATTTTTTCCCGTAATCCTTTGAATTACGAAGGATTTGATGAACGCCTCAAGGCAGCACGTTCCAAAACAGGCATGGGCAGTGCCAACCTGACCTTTGATGCCAGGGTTAAGGATATCAATCTGGTCGTGACCATGTTGTTTTCAGATTTTCGTAACGGAACTGTGGGCTCTGCGGAAGGGGAAAAATTTGTTCGGGCCTGTGATAGGGCGCGGCGGAAAAAGCGGCCTTTACTGGCCTATGTGCATACCACTGGCGGTATCCGGATTCAAGAGGGTACCTTGGGCGTTGCCCAGATGCCTAAATGCACAATGGCGGTTCGTGAGTACATTGATGCTGGCGGGCTTTATATCGTGGTCTATGACAATAACTCCTATGCCGGGCCGGTTGCCTCTTTCCTTGGCTGCTCTCCGTATCAGTTTGCTATTCGCTCCAGCCGGATAGGTTTTGCTGGGCCACGGGTTATCCGGGAAACCACAGGTATTGATATCCCGCCTGATTATCATGATGCGAGGAATGCCCTCAAGCGGGGGCATATTCAGGGAATAACTGATCGGCGCGATTTTCGCCGTCATTTGTATCAGGTTATGCAGACTATGGGAAGCCCGAGTCTCTATTATCGGTGA
- a CDS encoding M12 family metallo-peptidase, producing MQKTKALIMAGMAFLMICTTHLFLGFGRDIAKAADQAILAQMQPISSSSTGINLVQAASPGKSSWKGRMQAGVRSRAILLNPQIQNKKPLPQGTKLVTHLFDDVEIESKVLKSMRNINGVTTTTAKVVGSQWGRVFIAESNGQVRVKILAPEQGKIFSIQYNSADGLHYALELDPQLLKVDEEDVVQPDPDLLINGEESIYQMMNNLSVEEDESTDATTVVDVMVVYSNDALTYAGSVDEMNNIIALGMAMAKDAHENTNTGIFLHLVHSAQVNYTGSGSRSTDLARLANVSDGYLDEVHTLRDSYGADFVSFMLGDYSSNGGTSYLLISSAGDAPLAFSVITGPVFDSYTPVHEIGHNMGLSHAKDQNYQPGPTSWFTDNYNFGDSSAGWHWHPVAGEKGKSSIMAYTSGSYYSDGLSHTRVGLFSDPNISYEGFSSGHINDGYNALVLRSLKNVYASYRHRPIAANSIVVDYPNGGESWAAGSTQDIQWDSNGVSGNVKIELFNNGSLDQVIAANTLNDRVYSWTLPTDASSENYTIRISSLDGSISDTSDAVFSIKSVIYDHNMGIDPGYSTESEWELGVPGGGNPTYGGADSAYTGTNVYDTDLDAGMHTTGYLTSTAFDCSEYEDVELSFMGWFSVTSGYNATVEVSNDNINWNTLSSVSDVWATGWQEYTFDISSYADEQSTVYVRWGHVSSTGGSNYSGMSVDDVKIIGIKKTTSVAPSTGSIVPVLFMLLSNS from the coding sequence ATGCAAAAAACAAAAGCGTTGATCATGGCGGGAATGGCTTTTCTTATGATTTGCACCACCCATCTCTTTCTCGGTTTCGGGAGAGATATCGCAAAAGCAGCTGATCAGGCCATTCTGGCTCAAATGCAACCCATCTCATCATCTTCAACAGGGATCAATCTGGTGCAGGCCGCTTCGCCTGGAAAATCCTCCTGGAAAGGCCGTATGCAAGCTGGGGTGCGCAGTCGGGCAATACTGCTGAATCCCCAGATCCAGAATAAGAAGCCTTTACCCCAAGGAACGAAGTTGGTCACGCATCTGTTCGATGATGTTGAGATCGAATCAAAGGTGTTGAAATCGATGCGTAATATCAATGGAGTTACAACAACTACAGCAAAAGTCGTAGGCTCCCAATGGGGAAGGGTGTTTATTGCGGAATCCAATGGGCAGGTCCGAGTCAAAATACTGGCACCGGAGCAAGGGAAAATTTTTTCGATTCAATACAACAGTGCTGATGGCCTCCATTATGCCTTAGAGCTGGACCCTCAATTGCTTAAAGTTGATGAAGAAGATGTTGTCCAACCTGATCCAGATTTATTAATCAATGGGGAAGAGAGCATCTACCAGATGATGAATAATCTCTCTGTAGAGGAGGATGAGAGCACAGATGCAACCACAGTGGTGGATGTCATGGTCGTCTACTCCAATGATGCTTTAACATACGCTGGTAGTGTCGATGAGATGAACAATATCATAGCGTTGGGAATGGCTATGGCAAAGGATGCACATGAGAATACCAATACAGGTATATTCCTCCACTTGGTTCATTCCGCCCAGGTGAATTACACGGGTTCTGGAAGTCGCTCAACTGATTTAGCACGCTTAGCTAATGTCAGTGATGGGTATCTGGATGAGGTGCATACGCTGAGAGATAGCTATGGAGCTGATTTTGTCTCCTTCATGCTAGGTGATTATTCTTCTAACGGTGGTACATCCTACCTCTTAATCTCTTCTGCCGGTGATGCCCCTTTGGCCTTTAGTGTGATCACTGGTCCGGTTTTCGACAGTTATACTCCTGTCCATGAAATTGGCCATAATATGGGGCTGAGTCATGCAAAAGATCAGAACTATCAGCCAGGGCCGACCTCCTGGTTTACAGATAATTACAACTTTGGCGACAGTTCAGCTGGCTGGCATTGGCATCCTGTAGCAGGTGAAAAGGGAAAAAGTAGCATCATGGCCTATACGAGTGGAAGTTATTACTCTGATGGATTAAGCCACACAAGGGTGGGGCTGTTTTCTGATCCTAACATCAGCTATGAGGGGTTTTCTAGCGGTCATATAAATGATGGATACAATGCCTTGGTCTTACGTTCATTGAAAAATGTCTATGCCAGCTACAGGCATCGTCCCATCGCAGCGAATTCCATTGTAGTAGATTATCCCAATGGCGGTGAAAGCTGGGCAGCAGGCAGCACACAGGATATTCAATGGGATTCCAATGGAGTGTCAGGGAATGTAAAAATCGAGCTGTTCAATAATGGGAGTCTGGATCAGGTCATTGCTGCGAATACATTGAATGACCGTGTTTATTCCTGGACCCTGCCGACCGACGCAAGCAGTGAAAATTATACCATACGTATTAGCAGTCTTGATGGCTCTATTTCGGACACCAGTGATGCTGTTTTTTCCATTAAATCTGTCATATATGATCACAATATGGGCATTGATCCCGGATACTCTACAGAGAGTGAGTGGGAATTAGGGGTACCTGGTGGGGGTAATCCAACCTATGGTGGGGCTGATTCTGCTTATACAGGAACCAATGTCTATGATACCGATCTGGACGCTGGCATGCATACAACTGGTTACTTAACATCCACGGCCTTTGACTGCAGCGAGTATGAGGATGTAGAGCTTTCTTTTATGGGATGGTTTTCTGTGACGAGCGGATATAATGCAACCGTTGAGGTTTCAAATGATAATATTAATTGGAATACCCTTTCTTCTGTATCTGATGTATGGGCAACTGGTTGGCAAGAATATACTTTTGATATTTCAAGCTATGCGGATGAGCAATCAACAGTCTATGTGCGCTGGGGTCATGTTTCCTCGACAGGCGGTTCTAATTACAGCGGAATGTCAGTGGATGATGTCAAAATTATAGGGATAAAGAAAACAACAAGTGTGGCACCCTCCACAGGAAGTATTGTTCCTGTGCTCTTTATGTTGCTGTCAAACTCATAA
- a CDS encoding DUF3800 domain-containing protein — protein sequence MSNGCLYIFLDEGGNLDFAASGTKYFTLTSVCTKRPFTVCHELGKYKFDLIEYGFDFSYFHCTKDNRHVRQRVFGIIKENIAGLRVDSLIVEKSRTAPALQAPEEFYPRMLGHLIRHVAEQKREELAGMKELIVITDTIPIKKKRAAVEKGVKTVLKKMLPSGCRFRVLHHASMSNMGLQLADYCNWAIFRKWESGDSVFYDALREGIKSELEI from the coding sequence ATGAGCAACGGCTGTTTATACATCTTTCTTGATGAAGGGGGGAACCTGGATTTTGCTGCATCCGGGACAAAGTATTTCACCCTGACAAGTGTTTGTACCAAACGCCCCTTCACCGTCTGCCATGAATTGGGAAAATACAAGTTCGACCTGATCGAATACGGGTTTGACTTTTCTTATTTCCACTGCACCAAAGACAACCGGCATGTTCGGCAGCGGGTGTTCGGGATCATCAAGGAGAATATTGCAGGTTTGCGGGTGGATTCGCTCATAGTGGAGAAAAGCAGGACGGCCCCGGCCTTGCAGGCTCCTGAAGAATTTTACCCCCGGATGTTGGGACATCTGATCCGGCATGTGGCGGAACAGAAGCGGGAAGAGCTGGCCGGAATGAAAGAGCTGATCGTGATTACCGACACCATACCGATAAAGAAGAAACGGGCTGCTGTGGAAAAGGGGGTCAAGACGGTGCTGAAAAAAATGCTCCCTTCAGGCTGCCGGTTCCGGGTGCTGCATCATGCCTCAATGTCAAATATGGGGTTACAGCTTGCGGATTATTGCAACTGGGCGATATTCAGAAAATGGGAATCTGGGGACAGTGTTTTCTATGATGCGTTGCGGGAAGGGATAAAGAGCGAGCTGGAGATATAA
- the prfB gene encoding peptide chain release factor 2 (programmed frameshift) codes for MAELNETAEAKQKLQELKEKMLTLKEHLDLDGKKLDIERLESESLELNFWNDQTNAKKVQKQLGQLQDLVKNWEQNFQDLEEADMLLDMAIEEQDLETQKEVEASLTQLRQRVDLVELECMFDGEHDDSNALLTIHAGAGGTEAQDWVGILLRMYLRWAETHDFPSDILDYLPGDEAGTKSVTIRIKGKNAYGYTRSEVGIHRLVRISPFDSSGRRHTSFASVMVLPELDDTIEIKIDEKELRIDTYRASGAGGQHVNKTDSAIRITHLPTNIVVQCQNERSQHRNKDMAMKMLMARLYEKQQEDQAKAKESLHGDKKEIAWGSQIRSYVLQPYRLIKDHRTDLEEGNVDAVLDGRLDPLIKAFLLWQPN; via the exons ATGGCTGAACTGAACGAAACTGCGGAAGCAAAACAAAAGCTCCAGGAACTGAAAGAGAAAATGCTCACCCTGAAGGAGCATCTT GACTTAGACGGCAAAAAACTCGACATTGAACGACTGGAATCAGAGTCTCTGGAGCTCAACTTCTGGAACGACCAGACCAACGCAAAAAAAGTCCAAAAACAATTGGGCCAGTTGCAGGATCTGGTCAAAAATTGGGAACAGAACTTCCAGGATCTGGAAGAGGCAGATATGCTCCTTGACATGGCTATTGAGGAGCAAGATCTGGAGACCCAAAAAGAAGTTGAGGCTTCACTGACCCAACTGCGCCAGCGGGTCGACTTGGTTGAACTGGAATGCATGTTCGACGGTGAGCATGACGACAGCAACGCCCTGCTCACTATCCACGCCGGAGCAGGCGGTACCGAGGCTCAGGACTGGGTGGGTATTCTCCTGCGCATGTATCTGCGCTGGGCTGAAACCCATGATTTCCCGAGCGATATCCTTGATTATCTGCCCGGTGACGAGGCTGGAACCAAGTCGGTAACCATTCGTATTAAAGGAAAAAATGCCTACGGCTATACCAGATCCGAGGTCGGTATCCATAGACTGGTGCGCATATCGCCCTTTGATTCTTCTGGGCGACGACACACCTCTTTTGCCTCGGTTATGGTTTTACCAGAATTGGACGATACCATAGAGATAAAGATCGACGAAAAAGAATTGCGGATAGATACCTATCGGGCCAGCGGTGCTGGAGGCCAGCATGTCAACAAAACCGACTCGGCCATTCGGATAACCCATCTTCCCACAAATATAGTTGTGCAGTGCCAGAATGAACGTTCACAGCACCGCAACAAGGATATGGCCATGAAGATGCTGATGGCCCGGCTCTATGAGAAACAGCAGGAAGATCAAGCCAAGGCCAAGGAAAGCCTGCACGGCGACAAGAAAGAAATCGCCTGGGGCAGCCAGATCCGCTCCTATGTCCTTCAGCCGTACCGTTTGATCAAGGATCATCGGACAGACCTGGAAGAAGGCAATGTGGATGCTGTTCTTGATGGACGTCTTGATCCGCTTATCAAGGCCTTTCTGCTGTGGCAACCGAACTAA
- a CDS encoding hemolysin family protein, which produces MAEKEEDCGGRSFWQSLKSLTGLRRSPDTTQELEHEIQGLLEDGEEQGLISSHEEQLINSIFHFRATIASEIMTPSAEIVRIDVNSSVQEAVTLINGEGYTRIPVYNGSQDNIVGILHAKDLLRTFSEENNPDKHLENHLNLPMIISESKPITELLREFQAKKNHMAVVTDEFGGVRGLITLEDVIEEIVGEIDDEHDQEERELMQVDQQTVVVDAKIDIEVVEKHFQCRLPSGPYESIGGLIIHRLGRMPQNGETVDTPPLTLTVLVANPRKVRTVRIRKI; this is translated from the coding sequence ATGGCGGAGAAAGAGGAAGACTGTGGTGGAAGATCCTTTTGGCAGAGCCTGAAATCTCTCACCGGATTGAGAAGATCTCCTGACACAACCCAGGAATTAGAACACGAAATTCAGGGTCTGCTGGAAGATGGTGAAGAGCAGGGACTGATCAGTAGCCACGAAGAACAACTAATCAACTCTATTTTTCACTTTCGAGCCACTATCGCCTCTGAAATCATGACACCCTCGGCTGAAATCGTTCGCATTGATGTCAACAGCTCTGTTCAAGAGGCGGTGACATTAATCAATGGGGAAGGATATACCAGGATACCGGTATACAACGGGAGTCAGGACAATATTGTCGGGATCCTCCATGCCAAGGATCTGCTCCGCACCTTTAGCGAAGAAAATAACCCAGATAAACATTTGGAAAATCATCTGAATCTTCCCATGATTATCTCTGAATCAAAACCGATCACCGAACTGCTCCGTGAATTCCAGGCAAAAAAAAACCACATGGCTGTGGTCACAGATGAATTCGGCGGGGTCCGGGGCCTGATCACCCTTGAGGATGTTATTGAGGAAATCGTCGGCGAGATTGACGACGAACACGATCAGGAAGAACGAGAACTCATGCAGGTTGACCAGCAAACCGTTGTTGTGGACGCTAAGATTGACATTGAAGTGGTGGAAAAACATTTCCAATGCAGACTGCCTAGTGGCCCCTATGAATCAATAGGCGGATTGATCATCCATCGTCTAGGCCGTATGCCACAAAACGGCGAGACTGTGGACACACCACCTCTGACATTAACCGTACTCGTAGCGAATCCCCGCAAGGTTCGCACGGTAAGAATTCGCAAGATATGA
- the lnt gene encoding apolipoprotein N-acyltransferase, with the protein MKHDALQIAAPSNIEPLKGYPPYLRALFTALLLTLAMPGITGWWHILFIALIPLFSALGRLSAKQSICMGMFCGLLYYAGLFYWIIPVMERFGGLHPALAALALLLLAAYMAIYIALFCLLLNRLLVRSRSRGQAAALLLLTAPAVWTGLDFLRGFLFTGLPWMDLGYALYRQPLLIQAADLGGHYLITFSVVLINALLFWLLDRILVSRSSSSSSSSDTSDYHFGHPMTVFLLLSCLGGYSVVRYQQISSETATADTALVSAVQGNIEQSKKWSPTQKEKTVERYLSLSAQALEGEEKPELIVWPETALPFYPPREIPLMNRVRAFVRKNEVYLLTGAPYFTIDLENKKPLVYSNSAVLLNHSGILARYNKQHLVPFGEYIPLRTYLWFIKPLVELIGDFTPGDSFDPLDANRIQAGVLICFESIFPGIARQEAVKGANLLVNLTNDAWYGESSAPYHSWAMTVFRAVENRRSLVRSANTGISGFIDPTGEIHKETPLFKAQAINARTPLLTSHTFFMQGGYHFGAICLALIPFLLYLSVRKQQKKTTEI; encoded by the coding sequence ATGAAGCATGATGCTCTACAGATAGCCGCTCCATCAAACATTGAACCTCTGAAAGGATATCCCCCCTATTTACGGGCTCTTTTCACTGCGCTCCTGTTGACTCTGGCTATGCCGGGAATCACCGGATGGTGGCATATTCTCTTTATCGCCCTTATCCCTCTTTTCTCAGCACTTGGTCGTTTATCCGCCAAACAAAGCATTTGCATGGGGATGTTCTGCGGACTGCTTTATTATGCTGGTCTGTTCTACTGGATTATCCCGGTTATGGAACGCTTCGGCGGACTCCACCCTGCCCTTGCCGCCCTTGCGCTTCTCTTGCTGGCCGCATACATGGCAATCTATATCGCCCTGTTCTGCCTGCTGCTTAACCGGTTGCTTGTCAGGTCACGATCAAGAGGACAGGCTGCGGCCCTGCTCCTGCTTACTGCTCCTGCTGTCTGGACAGGCCTTGATTTTCTTCGCGGCTTCCTGTTTACAGGCTTACCCTGGATGGATCTTGGATACGCCTTGTACCGGCAACCGTTATTGATCCAGGCAGCAGATCTGGGTGGCCATTACCTGATCACCTTTTCTGTCGTGCTGATCAACGCCTTGCTCTTCTGGTTGCTGGACAGGATACTTGTTTCCCGTTCATCCTCCTCTTCATCCTCATCTGATACCTCGGATTACCATTTCGGTCACCCGATGACGGTTTTTCTCCTGCTCTCCTGTCTGGGTGGATATTCGGTCGTACGTTATCAGCAAATCTCCTCTGAAACAGCAACGGCAGATACCGCCTTGGTCAGTGCAGTTCAAGGCAATATTGAACAAAGTAAGAAATGGTCGCCGACGCAGAAAGAAAAAACTGTGGAACGCTACCTTTCGCTCTCAGCTCAAGCCCTTGAAGGGGAAGAAAAACCGGAATTGATAGTCTGGCCGGAAACAGCCCTCCCCTTTTATCCGCCCCGTGAAATACCGCTGATGAACAGGGTTCGTGCCTTTGTTCGAAAAAACGAAGTCTATTTATTGACCGGGGCCCCCTATTTCACAATCGATCTGGAGAATAAAAAGCCGCTGGTCTATTCCAACAGCGCCGTGCTCCTGAATCATTCAGGCATCTTGGCTCGCTATAATAAACAGCACCTTGTTCCCTTTGGGGAATATATCCCTCTGCGCACCTATCTTTGGTTTATAAAGCCACTGGTTGAACTGATAGGCGATTTCACACCCGGTGATTCCTTTGACCCCTTGGATGCCAACAGGATTCAGGCCGGAGTTCTTATCTGTTTTGAGTCGATCTTTCCAGGTATTGCACGACAAGAAGCTGTTAAGGGAGCCAACCTGCTGGTCAATCTCACAAATGACGCATGGTACGGCGAATCAAGTGCCCCCTATCATTCCTGGGCCATGACAGTGTTTCGAGCTGTAGAAAATAGGCGAAGTCTAGTACGTTCTGCAAATACCGGGATCAGCGGTTTTATAGACCCCACAGGAGAAATTCACAAAGAAACCCCTTTATTCAAGGCACAAGCAATCAATGCGAGGACGCCCCTGCTCACCAGCCATACCTTCTTTATGCAGGGTGGTTATCACTTCGGAGCAATATGCTTGGCCCTGATTCCTTTTTTGTTGTATTTGTCAGTACGCAAACAACAGAAGAAAACAACAGAAATATAG